DNA sequence from the Streptomyces sp. HUAS 15-9 genome:
ATCCGCACCATCTGCACCACTTGATGGGCACCGCGGCGATGGTCTACATGGCGGTCGTGATGGCCGGCTCCCCGGAAGCTCATCACCATGCGCACGGCGACACCGGAGTGCCCATGGTGACGGGGCTGCTGCTCGTCTACTTCACCGGATATGTCCTGTTGTCCGGCATACGGCTGATCCCCGGCACAGTGGCGGGATCCACCGGGGCCGTCGCCGGATGGGGGGACCGGCCGGAGTTGGCCCGTGCGTGCCGGCTGTCGATGGGGATCGGGATGCTGGCGATGCTGCTCACGCTCTGACCGGTGCCGCGGTGCGGTGCGGCGTATGAAAGCGTTGTCTGTGTCACTTTGCCGCGACGGGCCGTATCCGCGGGTGGCCCGCCGCTCGTAGGCTGTTGTTCATGATGGTCCCCGTGGCACTGCTGCTGCTCGGCGCCCTGACCGCCGTCGTCGGTCCCCGGCTGCTCGCCCGGGCCGACTGGCCGGACCGTGAACCGGTGGTGGCGCTGTGGATGTGGCAGTGCGTCGTGGCAGCCGTACTGCTGTGCTGTGCGCTGTCCATGACCCTGAGCGCGGCGGCGGCCTGGCAGGCGGTGCGCGGGCATGTGTTCGCGCCGGCTCCGAGCGCTGTCGTGGATGCGTACGGCCTCGGCTCGACCGGCCCCTGGGCCGCGGCGACCGCGGTGGCGCTCGCCTGCGGCGGGCTGTGGACCGGGGCGATGCTGGTCCGTGAGATCGTACGGGCCGGGGCGCGGCGGCGCCGTCGGCGGGCCGAACTCCTGGTGCGCGCTCCGCTGTTGCCGGGCGAGGAGCCGGCGAGCGGACGGCTCGTGGTGCTGGAGGGAGAGCGGCCGGGCGCTTGGTGGCTGCCCGGCGCCGCACCTCAACTCGTCATCACCACGGCCGCGTTGCGCCGCCTGAAGGGGCGGCAACTGGACGCCGTGCTCGCCCACGAGCAGGGTCACGCACGGGCCCGGCACGACTGGCTGCTGCACTGCTCGGACGCGCTCGCGAGCGGATTCCCGCAGGTCCCGGTGTTCGCCGCGTTCCGCGACGAGATGCACCGGCTGGTCGAGCTGGCCGCCGACGACGTGGCCTCCCGCCGCTTCGGCCGGCTGACCATCGCACTGGCGCTGGTCGAACTCAACGAGGACCGGGGTGTGTTCGGCCCCGGCGCCACCTCTCAGGCCAACGTCCCGCAGCGGGTGCACCGGCTGCTCACTCCCCCGGACCGGCTGACCGCGATGCGCCGCCTGAGGCTGACGGCGGCAGCTGCGCTCGTGCCGGTGATCCCGGTGCTGGTGACACTCGTCCCGGGGCTGCGCGCGCTCAGCTGAGACACCGAAGAGGCCCCGGGGTTGACCTCCCGCCGCACGCGTCGGAGAAGATCACGGCATGCGCAGCCAGACCCGCCCGGCCGTCCTCGCCATCACCGCTCTGACCGTGCTCTGTGCGGCACTGCTGACCCTGGTCACCGTCGAGTGGCGTCCCCTGATGACCTTGGACGGGCACGTCGCCCGCACCACCCATCGCTGGGCGGTCGCCGAACACGGCCTCACGCACACCTTCCGCATCCTCACGGACTGGGTGTGGGACCCGCTGACCATGCGTCTGGTGGCCGCGGCGGCCGCGCTGTGGCTGGTGTGGCGCCGCTCGGCGTGGCGGACGGCGCTGTGGCTGGAGGGCGTCTGCGCGCTGGCCACGGTGGTGCAGCAGGCGCTGAAGGCGGCTGTCGGCCGCCCGCGCCCGGTCTGGCCGGACCCCGTCGACTCCGCCCGTTACGCGGCCTTCCCCTCCGGTCACGCGATGACCGCCACGGTGGTGTGCGGCCTGCTGCTGTGGCTGCTGCACCGCTTCGGCGCCGGGCGCGCTCTGTGGCGTACGGCGCTCACGGTGGCGGTGGTCTCCGTCGTCGGGGTCGGTCTGACCCGGGTGTGGCTGGGGGTGCACTGGTTCTCGGACGTGGTGGGCGGGTGGCTGCTGGGGGCGCTGGTGGTGGCCGTGGCGGTGGTGGCGTACGAGGGGCCGCTGGGCGGCCGGCCATCACTTTCTGGGGCACTCCCGAGTTCTGGGGCACTGCGCCGTCCGCTCCGCCGGACCGACGCGCACCGGAGCGCGGCCATGCGCTGGACGGCCCCCCGGTAGGGTCCGGCACATGGTTGCCGTCCTCTTCGACTTCTCCGGGACCCTCTTCCGCATCGAGTCCACCGAGTCATGGCTGCGGGCTGTACTGGCCGAGACCGTCTTCAGCCTTTCCGAGCCGGAACTGACCGAGACCGCACGGGCGTTGGAGACTGCCGGCGCGCTGCCGGGCGGGGCGTTCCCGGTCGAGCTGCCCGAGGAACTCGCCGAGGTGTGGGCGGTGCGCGACGAGAGCGCCGAGTCGCACCGGGCCGCGTACACGGGCCTGTCCCGCCGGGTCCCGCTCCCCGACCCCGCGCTGCACGACGCGCTTTACGAGCGGCACATGTCCCCCACCGCATGGTCCCCGTACCCCGATGCCGCCGAGGTGCTGCGGACGCTCCACGAGCGCGGGATCGGGGTCGGCATCGTCAGCAACATCGGCTGGGACCTGCGCCCGGTGTTCCGCGAGCACGGGCTCGACCGATACGTGGACGCTTACGTCCTGTCGTACGAACACGGCGTCCAGAAGCCGGACCCGCGGCTGTTCTCCGCCGCCTGCGAGGCGCTCGGTGCCGATCCGCGGGACGTGCTGATGGTCGGTGACAGCCGCCCCGCGGACGGTGGTGCGACCGCGCTGGGCTGCCAGGTGCACTTCGTGGACCACTTGCCGTGCGCCGAGCGGCCGGACGCGCTGCTGCCGGTGCTGGACCTGATGGGCCGACCCGCCCCCGTACGAAGGAAAAAGCCGTCCGCCTGAGACGATCCCCCGCGTCGCCCCAGACGGACGGCAGCCCTGAGTGGACCCGAGCAGAAACCGGGCCTGCTGCGTTGAGTATAGTTGGCTGGCAGCCAGTCAACGCAGGAGTTACAGGATGTCCCCGCGCAGCGCCTCGGTCAATGAAGAGTTGCGCCGACGTTCCCGGGAGCGGCTCCTGCAGGCCGCGGTCGAACTGGTCAGCGAGCACGGTTTCGAGGCCACGACCTTGGGTGACATCGCGGACCGGGCGGGTTCGGCGCGCGGACTGGTGTCGTACTACTTCCCCGGCAAACGCCAGCTGGTGCAGTCCGCGGTGCACCGGCTGATGCACCGGACGCTTCAGGAGGCCCTGGAGCGCGAACCGCGCACCGAGGACGGCCGGGAGCAGCTGGCCAGGGCCATCGACGCGATTCTGGGGCTGGCCCGCGACCGGCCCGTGCTGATGCGGCAGCACATGGCCGGACTCCTGCAGGCCCAGGGGTTCGTGCAGTGCCCGGAGCAGCGGCGCCTGTCGGAGCTGCTCATCGACACCGTCGCCCGGTACGGCTCCCAGGACGTCGCGACCGACTACCCGATGCTGCGCGCGCACCTCATGGGCGCCGTGTACGCGGCGCTGATCCCCGGAGTGCCGATGCAGATCCCCGTTCTGCGGGCGGAGCTGTTCAAGCGCTATCGGCTCGACTGGGAGCTGGGCACGCCGCCCGGGACCGAGCCGCCCGGCGGGACGTGCGACAAGGATCTGTCGCGGTTCTTCGCAACAGACGACCGGCCCGAGTGACCGGACCGGCCGTCAGCGCCGTGCGTGACCGGGCGTCAGCAGCCCCGCGTCCCGCGCCTGGGCGATGAGCCGGAGCGACCTGCGGCGACTGTGCCCGGTCGCGCACATCACCGCGAGGACGGGGTCGAGCCCCTCGTCCCGGGCGGCGCGGTACTTCTCCGCGACGAGCCGGCGCCCCTCGACGCCCCGCGGCCAGGCGGGGCGGGCCCGACTCGGGCCGAGCGGCCTGGCGTGGTGGATGCCGTACGCCGTCCCTGTCCCGGCAACCGTCTCCGTGGCGGCATTCGTCTCCAGCCCGGATTCCGTCTCCGCCCTGGCGTTCGTCCCCGCCCTGGCTTTTGTCTCCATGCCGCACGCCTCGAACAGTGGTGTCTCGATCCAGTCGGCGAGGACCGTCAGGTCGGCAAGGGAGAGGGCGGGCTGGGCCCTGACGTCCTCGATGGACACGCTTCCCCCGGTCACCACGGCCAGCGCGTCGACCCGGGCGCCGTCGGTGAAGGCCAGCAGGACATGGAACCAGGACGTGCGCTCCCCGCGCTCCCGCACCGCCCACGCGGGCTGAACGGTCACCACGCCGCCCTCCGCGCAACGGGCGGAAAGATTAAGAAAGGATGCGTCTAGCACACACGGAACGTAACCGCATGATCACAATCCATACGAATGGACACGCGTCCCATCACCCGCCTGCACCCTGTCAGCGGAGCCCTCGCGGTGCAATGCTGGAGCCACCAGCGATCTCCTCCGGCCTTCCGGGGAAGGGGTTCCGCCGTGTTGCGTGTCGCCGTTGTCGGCTCCGGGCCGAGCGGGTGCTACACCGCCCAGAGCCTGATCCAGCAGGACTCCGAGGTGCGAGTCGACGTCCTGGACCGACTGCCGTGCCCGTACGGTCTGGTGCGCTACGGCGTGGCACCGGACCACGAGAAGATCAAGTCGCTGCAGGGAAACCTGCGGACGGTCCTGGAGCACGACCGGGTGAGATTCCTCGGTGGCGTGCAGATCGGCGGCCCCCGCGGGCTGCCCGTGGACCGGCTGCGGGAGCTGTACCACGCGGTGGTGTACTGCGTGGGCGCCGCGACCGACCGGCACCTGGGCATTCCCGGCGAGGATCTGCCGGGCAGCTGGTCGGCCACCGAGTTCGTGTCCTGGTACAGCGCCCACCCCGACTCCGCGCCGGCGGACTTCGTCCATGAGGTCAGGTCGGCCGTGGTGATCGGCGTGGGCAATGTCGCGGTGGACGTCACGCGGATGCTGGCCCGCGGGGCGGCGGAGCTGAGCCCCACCGACATGCCGCAGGCGGCGCTGACGACACTGGCGGCGAGCCGGGTGACCGATGTGCACATGGTGGGCCGGCGCGGCCCCTCGCAGGCCCGCTTCACCACGAAGGAGCTGCGCGAGCTGGGCGGCCTGCCCGACACCGAAGTCGCCGTCGACCGCGCCGAGTTGGCACTGGACCCGGCCTACAGCGACCCCTCGGGACTGCCCGCGCCGCAGCGCCGCAACGTGGAGGTGCTGCGCGGCTGGGCGGACCGGCCGCCCGGGGACGCGGCACGCCACATCGGGCTGCGCTTCTTCCTGCGCCCCGTCGAACTCCTCGCCGAGGAGGGGCGGGTGGGCGCGGTGCGCTTCGAGCGGACCGTGCCGGACGGGCACGGCGGGGTGACCGGCACGGGCCGTTTCGAGGACATCGAGGCGCAGTTGGTGCTGCGCTCGGTGGGATATCGCGGAGTGCCGCTCGCGGGGCTGCCGTTCGACGCGCGCACCGGCACCGTGCCGAACGAGGAGGGCCGTGTCGTGCGTGACGGCCTCACCTCCCAGGGCGAGTATGTGTCCGGGTGGATCAAGCGCGGTCCGACCGGCGTCATCGGCACCAACCGCCCCTGCGCCAAGGAGACGGCGACGTCGCTGCTGGCGGACGCGCCCGTCCTCGTACGCCGGGACGTGCCGGCGGACCCCGTCGCGGCGCTGCGGGCGGCGGGGATCGAGCCGGTCGCGTGGGCGGGCTGGCAGGCCATCGAGCGGGCCGAGGCGGAACTCGGGGCGTCGCTGGGCCGGAGCGTGGTCAAGCTGGCCGACTGGGACTCGCTGCTGACGGCGGCACGGACGGCGGCCCCGTAGCCGGGCCGGTTCGCGAGGTGCGCGGCCCGGTCGCGGCGATTTCGCCGGTTCAGCCGTCGTCCCCGAGGCGGACCGCCTGTCTGTCGGCGGCGGCGAGGAGGGTGTCGAGAAGTCCCGGGAAGAGATGTTCCAGGTCCTCCCCGCGCAGGCCGTTCATCTTGGCCGTGCCCCGGTAGACCTGCCGGATCACTCCGCTCTCGCGCAGCACCCGGAAGTGGTGCGTGGTCGTGGACTTGGTGACCGGCAGGTCGAAGTGCGAACACGACAGCTCGCCGCCGTCGGTGGCGAGATCGCGCACGATCCGCAGCCGCAGCGGATCGGAGAGCGCGTGCAGTACGGCCTCCAGCCGGATCTCCTCACGGCTCGGATGCGGAAGCGCGCGACCCGTCGCGTCGGTGCTACTGGTCGCCCTGGTGTTACTGGTCATGGCGGCGGCTCCACTTCGGCTGATCGGAATCACCATTGTACGAGGACCATCGTAGTTTGACATCTACCGTACTACGATGCCTATCGTATGAGCCTGCCACTTGTCCCGTGACGAATGGAGTCCGCCGTGAGCGCGCTCTTCGAGCCCTACACCCTGCGCGAAGTGACCATCCCGAACCGGGTCTGGATGCCCCCGATGTGCCAGTACTCGGCCGCCCCCGAGGGCCCGCTGACCGGTGCCCCGCACGACTGGCACTTCGCCCACTACGCGGCCCGCGCGACCGGTGGCACCGGTCTGATCGTCGTCGAGGCCACGGCCGTCTCCCCCGAGGGCCGGATCTCGCCGTACGACCTGGGCCTCTGGAACGACACGCAGGCCGAGGCGTTCCGCCGGATCACGGGCTTCCTGGCCGCGCAGGGCACGGTGTCCGCGATCCAGCTCGCGCACGCCGGCCGCAAGGCGTCCACGGACCGTCCCTGGAAGGGCGGCGCACCGGTCGGCAGCGAGGCGCACGGCTGGCAGCCGCTGGCGCCGAGCCCGGTCGCGTTCGACGACAGTCATCCGGTGCCGGACGAGTTGACGGTGGATCGGATCCGGGAGATCGTCGAGCAGTTCGCGGCCGCCGCCCGCCGCGCCCTCGACGCCGGCTTCGAGATCGTCGAGATCCACGGTGCCCACGGCTATCTGATCAACGAGTTCCTCTCCCCGCACTCCAACCACCGCACCGATGCGTACGGCGGCTCGTACGAGAACCGCACCCGTTTCGCCCTGGAGGTCGTGGACGCCGTACGGGCGGTGTGGCCGGACGACAAGCCGCTGTTCTTCCGTATCTCCGCGACCGACTGGCTGGAGGAGAGCGGCTGGTCCCCGGACGACACGGTCCGCTTCGCGGGCGAACTGCACGCCCACGGCGTCGACCTGCTCGACGTCTCCACCGGCGGCAACGCCTCCGGTGTCCGGATCCCCGTCGGCCCCGGCTACCAAGTCCCCTTCGCCGCCCGGGTGAGGGCCGAGACCCCGATGCCGGTCGCCGCCGTGGGCCTGATCACGGATGCCGAGCAGGCGGCGAAGATCGTGGCCAACGGCGAGGCGGACGCGGTCCTGCTGGGCCGCGAGCTGCTCCGCAACCCGTCCTGGCCGCGGCTGGCGGCACGCGAACTCGGGGGCGAGGTGCGGGTGCCGAAGCAGTATCACCGGTCGGTGTGACGTAATCACCGGTCGGTGTGACATGCGCGCTAGAGGCGGCTCAGCATGAGGGAGAGCGCGTTCGTGGCGTCGCTGCGGTTCTGGGTCGGGGTGCCGCCGCGGGTGACGTACGTCCGCACCATGTAGCGCCCTTTGCGGCCGGTGAGATACGTGTAGTAGGCGTCCGCCGGCCGGCCGTTCTCGTCGGCGACCAGGTGGCCCTCCTCCCCCACCACCTCGTCGAAACCCGTCAGCCCCGGGACGTCGACCTCGTGGACGCCCTCCCACCGCGCCTTGCTCGCGGCTTCCTTCTCCGTCGGACACCGTTGCACGTCCGAGCGCAGCCGAGCCACGTCCGCCTGAGCGGAGCTCGCGTTCCGGAAGACCACGACCGTCGAGTTCGCAAAGACCGTGTTGTCCTTCTTCTGGACGCCGCGCTGCAGGACGGCCAGCGCGTTCCCGATCGGCTGCGTCACGTAGTTGCAGTCGGGATCGGTCACGCCCTCGGACTTTTCCTCGTTCTCGTAGTGATCGCTCCGGGTGAAACCGGATCCCCAGTCCGCGGGGGTCAGCGCCACGCGTCTCGTCACCTCGCGAGCCGACGCGACGGTCCCGATGTCCTGTTTCGTCCCGCCCTTGCCGCCCCCGGACTCCATCACGAACACCACCACGATGCCGACGACGACCGCGAGCACCGCGACGACGCGCGCGGGCGCGCCACGCCACCAGGATCGCCCGGCGGCGGGAGGCGGAGGCGGCGGTGGCGGCGGTCCGGGCTCCGGCACTCCGTGCAGCGGACCGGGCGGCGGGCCGGACGGTGGTTGGGCGCTCACATACGTCCTCTACCACCCGTGAGGCAAAGGCCGCGCTGCCGGACGGAGAGATCACCTGACTGACCGGGCCAGCTCCCGCTGATAGTCCGCATACGCGGTGCGCAGGGCCTGACCCGGCCAGTCGGCGGGTAGGAGCCCCGGGGGCAGGACGGGGTCGGCGAGCAGATGGCGTACGACCGCGGCGAAGGCGGTCAGCAGGTCGGCCGGGCGGTGGGACTCGGTGACATGGGCGAGCAGCGCGCGGGCGGTGGCGGCCCAGGCGTCGAGCGGCCACAGGCGGGCGGCCAGCTCGTGCGCGGAACCCTCGGGGCGGGCGCGGTAGGACTGGGCGACCCGCTCCAGTTGGTCCGGCAGGGAGCGGACCAGGTTGGCGGGCCGCAGCCACACGCCCTCGCGGAGTTCGGCCAGGCGCAGGGCGGTCAACCGGGTGCGCAGTTCGGCGCGTTCGGCGGGGCCGCGGCCGGTCGCGGTGATCACCACCATCTCCCAGTCGCCCTCCCACGCGCGCGTGCGGGGGTGCACCGCCTCGTCCTGGCGGCGCTGGCGGACCAGCAGCCGGTCGCTGAGCCCGTAGACCGCGTCCGTGCGCCGCAGGTCGCCGACGGCCACCATCCGGCTGAGCGCGGCCCTCAGGGTGGAGCCGCCGACCCCGAAGGGCTCCACCAGCCGCACGAGGTCCTTCACCGGAAGCTCCGGCGGATGCGTGCCCAGCAGCAGGCTCAGCACGACCGATCGCGCGGACAGCGGCCGCACGTCGGCCTCACCGGGCTGCACTGACACGTTCATCCGCATGGGCACGTACTGTACGTGCGCCTTCTTGTTGCATCATTGCTACAGCCGCAGGAAGAGTGCAACATGGCCACATGGTCTCGACACCCGCACAGCCGCAGCCGCAGTACGCCACCCACGACGTCACCAACCAGGCCTCTCCCCTGGCTCCCTACGACGCCTCCGAGGACCAGGCCCTCCTCGAGGGGCTGCGCCGCGAGGGGGCCGGCTGGGCCGAGGAGGACCTACGGCGCCTCGGCCTGAGCGCCGGCAGCGCCCAGGCGCAGGAGTGGGGTGAACAGGCCAACCGGCACGAGCCCGAGCTGCGCACCCACGACCGGTACGGCAACCGGATCGACGAGGTGGAGTTCCACGCGAGCTGGCACCACCTGATGCGGGTCGCGGTCGCCGAGGGGCTGGCCGGCGCGCCGTGGGCGGACGCCCGGCCGGGCGCGCATGTCGCCCGTACCGCGGGCGGGCTGGTGTGGGGTCACACCGAGGCAGGACACGGTTGTCCGACGTCGATGACGTACGCGGCCGTCCCCGCGCTGCGCGCCCAGCCGGAGCTCGCCAAGGTCTACGAACCGCTGCTCACGAGCCGCGAGTACGAGCCGGGGCTGCGGGTGCCCAGCGAGAAGCGAGGGCTGCTCGCTGGCATGG
Encoded proteins:
- a CDS encoding DUF5134 domain-containing protein, whose translation is MHGPASPGWLLVALCAATGAYCLLRMRSSVEEQRRAAGGEALMGFGMAAMAVPAAVFTPPSWMWPVYAVVFGAAALRALWAARGHPHHLHHLMGTAAMVYMAVVMAGSPEAHHHAHGDTGVPMVTGLLLVYFTGYVLLSGIRLIPGTVAGSTGAVAGWGDRPELARACRLSMGIGMLAMLLTL
- a CDS encoding PaaX family transcriptional regulator C-terminal domain-containing protein produces the protein MRMNVSVQPGEADVRPLSARSVVLSLLLGTHPPELPVKDLVRLVEPFGVGGSTLRAALSRMVAVGDLRRTDAVYGLSDRLLVRQRRQDEAVHPRTRAWEGDWEMVVITATGRGPAERAELRTRLTALRLAELREGVWLRPANLVRSLPDQLERVAQSYRARPEGSAHELAARLWPLDAWAATARALLAHVTESHRPADLLTAFAAVVRHLLADPVLPPGLLPADWPGQALRTAYADYQRELARSVR
- a CDS encoding NADH:flavin oxidoreductase/NADH oxidase, which encodes MSALFEPYTLREVTIPNRVWMPPMCQYSAAPEGPLTGAPHDWHFAHYAARATGGTGLIVVEATAVSPEGRISPYDLGLWNDTQAEAFRRITGFLAAQGTVSAIQLAHAGRKASTDRPWKGGAPVGSEAHGWQPLAPSPVAFDDSHPVPDELTVDRIREIVEQFAAAARRALDAGFEIVEIHGAHGYLINEFLSPHSNHRTDAYGGSYENRTRFALEVVDAVRAVWPDDKPLFFRISATDWLEESGWSPDDTVRFAGELHAHGVDLLDVSTGGNASGVRIPVGPGYQVPFAARVRAETPMPVAAVGLITDAEQAAKIVANGEADAVLLGRELLRNPSWPRLAARELGGEVRVPKQYHRSV
- a CDS encoding TetR/AcrR family transcriptional regulator yields the protein MSPRSASVNEELRRRSRERLLQAAVELVSEHGFEATTLGDIADRAGSARGLVSYYFPGKRQLVQSAVHRLMHRTLQEALEREPRTEDGREQLARAIDAILGLARDRPVLMRQHMAGLLQAQGFVQCPEQRRLSELLIDTVARYGSQDVATDYPMLRAHLMGAVYAALIPGVPMQIPVLRAELFKRYRLDWELGTPPGTEPPGGTCDKDLSRFFATDDRPE
- a CDS encoding DUF6214 family protein, giving the protein MTVQPAWAVRERGERTSWFHVLLAFTDGARVDALAVVTGGSVSIEDVRAQPALSLADLTVLADWIETPLFEACGMETKARAGTNARAETESGLETNAATETVAGTGTAYGIHHARPLGPSRARPAWPRGVEGRRLVAEKYRAARDEGLDPVLAVMCATGHSRRRSLRLIAQARDAGLLTPGHARR
- a CDS encoding phosphatase PAP2 family protein; amino-acid sequence: MRSQTRPAVLAITALTVLCAALLTLVTVEWRPLMTLDGHVARTTHRWAVAEHGLTHTFRILTDWVWDPLTMRLVAAAAALWLVWRRSAWRTALWLEGVCALATVVQQALKAAVGRPRPVWPDPVDSARYAAFPSGHAMTATVVCGLLLWLLHRFGAGRALWRTALTVAVVSVVGVGLTRVWLGVHWFSDVVGGWLLGALVVAVAVVAYEGPLGGRPSLSGALPSSGALRRPLRRTDAHRSAAMRWTAPR
- a CDS encoding HAD family hydrolase translates to MVAVLFDFSGTLFRIESTESWLRAVLAETVFSLSEPELTETARALETAGALPGGAFPVELPEELAEVWAVRDESAESHRAAYTGLSRRVPLPDPALHDALYERHMSPTAWSPYPDAAEVLRTLHERGIGVGIVSNIGWDLRPVFREHGLDRYVDAYVLSYEHGVQKPDPRLFSAACEALGADPRDVLMVGDSRPADGGATALGCQVHFVDHLPCAERPDALLPVLDLMGRPAPVRRKKPSA
- a CDS encoding ArsR/SmtB family transcription factor, whose translation is MTSNTRATSSTDATGRALPHPSREEIRLEAVLHALSDPLRLRIVRDLATDGGELSCSHFDLPVTKSTTTHHFRVLRESGVIRQVYRGTAKMNGLRGEDLEHLFPGLLDTLLAAADRQAVRLGDDG
- a CDS encoding M56 family metallopeptidase, whose amino-acid sequence is MMVPVALLLLGALTAVVGPRLLARADWPDREPVVALWMWQCVVAAVLLCCALSMTLSAAAAWQAVRGHVFAPAPSAVVDAYGLGSTGPWAAATAVALACGGLWTGAMLVREIVRAGARRRRRRAELLVRAPLLPGEEPASGRLVVLEGERPGAWWLPGAAPQLVITTAALRRLKGRQLDAVLAHEQGHARARHDWLLHCSDALASGFPQVPVFAAFRDEMHRLVELAADDVASRRFGRLTIALALVELNEDRGVFGPGATSQANVPQRVHRLLTPPDRLTAMRRLRLTAAAALVPVIPVLVTLVPGLRALS
- a CDS encoding FAD-dependent oxidoreductase, with the protein product MLRVAVVGSGPSGCYTAQSLIQQDSEVRVDVLDRLPCPYGLVRYGVAPDHEKIKSLQGNLRTVLEHDRVRFLGGVQIGGPRGLPVDRLRELYHAVVYCVGAATDRHLGIPGEDLPGSWSATEFVSWYSAHPDSAPADFVHEVRSAVVIGVGNVAVDVTRMLARGAAELSPTDMPQAALTTLAASRVTDVHMVGRRGPSQARFTTKELRELGGLPDTEVAVDRAELALDPAYSDPSGLPAPQRRNVEVLRGWADRPPGDAARHIGLRFFLRPVELLAEEGRVGAVRFERTVPDGHGGVTGTGRFEDIEAQLVLRSVGYRGVPLAGLPFDARTGTVPNEEGRVVRDGLTSQGEYVSGWIKRGPTGVIGTNRPCAKETATSLLADAPVLVRRDVPADPVAALRAAGIEPVAWAGWQAIERAEAELGASLGRSVVKLADWDSLLTAARTAAP